Within Oncorhynchus nerka isolate Pitt River linkage group LG8, Oner_Uvic_2.0, whole genome shotgun sequence, the genomic segment GGCTCCAGTACCCGGTGGACTGGGAGGTGTACGGTCCAGAGGAGCAGTGCTGGGTTCCAGTGGATGACATTCTAGATCCCAACGTCATCCATGAATTCCACCTTTGCCGTCCGCACTGGCCCGCTCCTCTCTCTCGGCAGTCCTTCTGGACGCACagctggcaaccctcattacgcacacctgagcCCCATCATGAGGCAcgcctggactccatcactaccctgaGTACTCCCCCTTTATCTAGTACTCCCCCTTTATCTAGCACTCTCTAGCATCCCTCAGGCAGTTTTGGTTATATTTCCTTGTCAGAAATTGCTCTTGCTTTGCATCGCGCTactattatatttattattattattaaactcacTAATTGCACCTGTTTCCTGACTCCATGCGTCAATGTTACAGGTGTCTCTAGCTTGAATGGTTCAAGAGTTACAGTTGGTGGGTAAATGTATGCTAATTTTTACAAAGGTGTATAGTTATAATTGATACATTTTTTATAATTTGGGAATGAGACATGAGAGATGAGAAATTTGGTTTTGCGTCTCTAGCTTGAACAGTTAGAGTTACTAATTTATTAATTTGGTGGTTAATTTATGCACATTTATAGCTTGAATGTTGTAGTTGATATTGCAGATTAATTGGCCAAGAAGCAGGAGCATTTTGAATAGCTATCACAttcaactctaactgttttaaagtcaccattggcctcatgatgaaatggtttccttcctcttcggcAACTGCGTTAGGAAAGACGCCTGTATCTTAGCATTGACTGGCTGTATTGATACatcaagtgtaattaataacttcaccatgctcaaagggatattcaatgtctgctttttttcccCTTATCCATCTATCaataggtgccatttgagaggcattggaaaacctccctggtctttggttgaatctgcttttgaaattcactgcttgactgagggaccttacagaactATAtgtctggggtacagagatgaggtgaaACACTATTGCTCACATTTGTGACTTGTTAAGAACATTTTTACTCATTAACTTATTTAGGCATGTGATAAAAGGCGTTGAATACTTAAtggctcaagacatttcagctttttattttaaatttgtCAGCATTTCCAAAAACAATTCaattttttcattatggggtattgtgtgcaggccAGACACAAACTCTCAATTTAATTCACTTTAAATTCATGCTGCAAGACAAATGTGGAACAtgtgaaggggtgtgaatactttctgaaggcaatgtaagTCAGTCTATGGCCCCCATGGGCAATTTCAAGATACAAGACCTGGTTTGACTGTTTCAAGTTATCTAGGAGGATGAAAGGCGGTACTGTTTTGGCAGTGTGCatttacagtggttcctcctttaagtTGCATCATACTGCGGCACACCTTGCGTGCTGCCTCAGCATTCTGTGGCACGTTATTTAATTCTCAGCCATTTCTTCTGATACTGCAAGCTATTGATAGTtagaccaccagagggcatctttgagaagcatttgatagtattcagtcttggcattaccagagaatataaaaccttttttgtaataacatagtatacGGTTACCTAATCATTCCCAGTTTTATTTGTATTGcttttaaatatttttaaaacatttaacaCTAGCTATTTGTCTAAGTAGCTATCAAGTAAACACtagctcattcatccccctcctctccacaaACTATTCCCCAAGTCGTTGCtgtgaatgtgttctcagtcaacttacctggcaAAATAACGGTAAAATAAATTATAATGCGAGATTGATTTAAATAAATATGGCTTAATTATTTTGATATTATGGTGTTTGTATTCAGAGAAACGAAACCCCCGGTTTCTATGGCGCTGTACAGCGCGacgtcgggagtaggctacaggatCGGATGATTCTTGTTTGCCTTCATTAAACAACTGTGTTCCAAACTTTTTACTTGTACTtgattaattaatttgattaacattatggtgtttctattccatgaaAAACCCTCTGGGCTTCTGTTAGGATGGAACGGAAAATAAGGTGCTGTACAACGTGATGTCCGGCAGTGCAGTACTGtgctatttagctaaagaatccctgTGTCGTGCTGGTCTCAGAACAGCAGCGTGAAACAGTCCTAAACTAGTTGTAGGcttttgcttctaacttcaatatgctctttaaataagaCCTACACAATTTAACAGAATATCAAAAAAAATAAATTGTGACTCTCTGCCAATATttacatttagaggattggaggactgtatattaatatctaaggggcattttccATTAGGCTCTGTGAGAATATCGAAGGGGCTTTTATTTAATAATAATCACCTTGTTTAAAAAGTTACACTATTTTGGAGATTTTTAATTTAACCTAGTGTGAgcgatttaaaaataaataaaacatttaaaaaagcaaTTCTTGAACAGGATGAGACATTCTCActcatttgtaaataaagccagtttttaaaaaattatttttggagaaatgtaaatggattatttagcagacatcacCTGCTTTTATTCAGTCAACacctattttaagaatgtaatggAATATTTGAACATTTTCGTTtatccatgcttgtctcagagcagcgcaaAACAGTGCTGAAATAGGTGGCCACAGCGGGAACACTATGTATTCTGTGCCCACTCATGAGATCTCTTTTCGGTTACACATTCTTGGAATAGCATAACGGTCCGGGCGGACCTAGCTGTGCCTGGTGGTCAagttggccatgttctgttagaaGAATGGAATGGAAATGTCAGGGTGAAGCGAAAACCTGACCAACCTGCCACGTACTGTATGTTGACTCTGCCTGTTTGAGGTGAAGTTCCAGAGCTCACGGGTGTGCCTGGCATGGATTGTGACTCCATCTCGTTCCTTTTCAACGCGTGAGTGAGTCAATGACTATTCAAGCCATTGACTCACTGGCGAATGATGATAAGCGATCGGCAAAGACCATCTGTTAGCTGCGGGCATCACGGATCGGTAAGAAATGttttatatataatttttttaactCTCAGAACATTAACCGTTTGTTCGCTTGTtttgtactgttctgtagttTGACCCAATGATTTGCTTCTTGCAGGCCCAGGCATGGATCAAAGCTGGTGAGACATTCAATAACGTGATCTTCAGACATCAACCGTGGCCTTTGAGCAATTTGCTAAAAATTGCTACAGAAAGATTAACGAAAGCATAGATGTTGATGAAGAAATGCTGTTTTGAGTTACAAATGTAACAAATGGCATCGAATACATTGCATGCTGATGAATTTTCACAACAGTAGCCGGGATATAAAAAGTATATTGTCCGCCTCCCGGgtggaggtccgtggggcaacgcacagtgtcgtccaggttagggagggcttggtagagatgtccttgtctcatcgcacaccagtgactcctgtggcaggccgggcgcagtgcacgctaaccaaggttgccaggtacacggtgtttcctccgatacattggtgcggctggcttccaggttggatgcgcgctgtgttaagaagcagtgcggttgggttgtgtttcggaggacgcatgacctttaaccttcgtctctcccgagcccgtacgggagttgtagcgatgagacacgaaattggggagaaaaagaggtaaaaacaaa encodes:
- the LOC115133747 gene encoding chromobox protein homolog 7-like, encoding MWNSNHAAPWSGSPHERDRISHQARTKQCAMEEKASGCWSPADAVLHDTPPPPLNIKGSSTYAVRSLLDSRRRGGRLQYPVDWEVYGPEEQCWVPVDDILDPNVIHEFHLCRPHWPAPLSRQSFWTHSWQPSLRTPEPHHEARLDSITTLSTPPLSSTPPLSSTL